From the Mycobacteriales bacterium genome, the window TGCCACTCGATGGGCTGACCGTCGTCGACCTCACTCAGGTGCTGTCCGGGCCCTACTGCACGATGCTGCTCGCCGACATGGGCGCCGACGTCGTGAAGATCGAGCCGCCCGCCGGTGACGCCACCCGGCAGTGGGGTCCGTTCCTGCGCGAGGACGAGGAGCGGTCCTTTGGCGGC encodes:
- a CDS encoding CoA transferase, which encodes MPLPLDGLTVVDLTQVLSGPYCTMLLADMGADVVKIEPPAGDATRQWGPFLREDEERSFGG